From a region of the Hemibagrus wyckioides isolate EC202008001 linkage group LG14, SWU_Hwy_1.0, whole genome shotgun sequence genome:
- the LOC131364841 gene encoding transmembrane protein 80-like, giving the protein MEQRKHKTKMAANRADRTSSVLSSVLLQILLYLSAFYSLFYFLSSLCMIIYKSQMLSYPDKYLALDVCLLLLMAAFEILRVYWGVRGNLQESERYVGASLLLTGATLLLSVYFLVWQSYVLRADVIINAILLCIYGLSGVAGFGVLARFTSVYS; this is encoded by the exons ATGGAACAGAGGAAGCACAAAACCAAGATGGCGGCCAACAGAGCTG ACAGAACCTCCAGTGTT CTTTCCTCTGTGCTTCTCCAAATTCTACTTTACCTCTCTGCATTCTACAGCCTCTTCTACTTCCTTTCCAGCCTCTGTATGATCATCTACAAAA GTCAGATGTTGAGTTACCCTGACAAATATTTGGCACTAGACGTGTGCTTGCTTCTGCTGATGGCTGCTTTTGAGATCTTGAGAGTCTACTGGG GAGTCAGAGGCAACCTGCAGGAGAGCGAGAGATATGTAGGTGCAAGTCTCCTCCTCACAGGAGCCACACTTCTGCTTTCAGTGTACTTCCTGGTGTGGCAGTCATACGTGCTAAGAGCTGATGTCATCATTAACGCTATCCTTCTCTGCATCTACGGCCTCTCTGGAGTAGCTGGCTTTGGAGTCCTTGCACGGTTCACCAG tgtttactCATGA